The following proteins are co-located in the Palaemon carinicauda isolate YSFRI2023 chromosome 3, ASM3689809v2, whole genome shotgun sequence genome:
- the LOC137638455 gene encoding rhodopsin-like: MGYWEDPTNMASSGMPSTNPYGNYTVVDTVPHDLLYMVDTHWYQFPPMNPLWYNLIAFWMVVMGSLAIGGNFVVIWVFMCTKSLRTPANMYVVNLAFSDFGMMLTMCPPILVNCYYQTWAFSDVACHIYGMLGSVFGTASIWSMVFITLDRYNVIVKGLSGQPLTANGALLRIFIVWAQTLFWGVLPLFGICRYVPEGNMTACGTDYLSEDIYSQVYLYLYAADCYILPLFFIIFSYTFIMKAVFNHEKQMREQAKKMGVKSLRNDPEAKKTSSECRLAKVALTTVSLWFIAWTPYFVINMAGLLYKPMVTPLFSIWGSVFAKANAVYNPIVYAISHPKYRAAMEKKIPCLSCTTERDEDASNASDATTVASTNEKE, encoded by the coding sequence ATGGGATACTGGGAGGATCCTACTAACATGGCCAGTAGCGGTATGCCCTCAACAAACCCCTACGGGAACTACACCGTAGTTGACACGGTGCCCCAtgacctcctttatatggttgataCCCACTGGTACCAGTTTCCTCCTATGAACCCTCTTTGGTATAATCTGATCGCATTTTGGATGGTCGTCATGGGCTCCCTTGCCATTGGTGGTAACTTCGTTGTCATCTGGGTCTTCATGTGCACCAAGTCTCTCCGAACTCCTGCTAATATGTACGTTGTGAATTTGGCTTTTTCCGACTTTGGAATGATGCTTACCATGTGCCCACCAATTCTAGTCAACTGCTATTACCAGACGTGGGCTTTCAGCGATGTTGCCTGCCACATATATGGAATGTTGGGTTCTGTCTTCGGAACTGCATCTATTTGGTCGATGGTCTTTATCACTTTGGATCGTTACAATGTCATCGTGAAGGGTCTTTCAGGACAGCCATTGACTGCCAATGGTGCTCTTCTGCGAATTTTCATTGTATGGGCACAAACACTATTTTGGGGAGTTCTTCCTCTCTTTGGCATTTGCAGATATGTTCCTGAAGGCAACATGACCGCCTGCGGTACTGATTACCTCTCTGAAGATATTTATAGTCAAGTATACCTGTATCTTTATGCCGCAGATTGCTACATCCTTCCTCTATTCTTCATTATCTTTTCCTATACATTCATCATGAAAGCTGTTTTCAACCATGAAAAACAAATGCGGGAACAAGCTAAAAAAATGGGTGTAAAGTCCCTGAGAAATGACCCAGAAGCTAAAAAGACCTCAAGCGAATGCCGTCTTGCAAAGGTTGCCCTAACGACTGTGTCCCTATGGTTTATTGCGTGGACTCCTTACTTTGTCATCAATATGGCAGGTCTTCTGTACAAGCCTATGGTCACTCCTCTGTTTTCCATTTGGGGTTCAGTGTTTGCTAAGGCCAATGCAGTGTACAACCCTATTGTTTATGCTATCAGTCATCCCAAATACAGAGCCGCTATGGAAAAGAAGATTCCATGCCTCTCATGCACTACTGAAAGAGATGAGGATGCCAGCAACGCCTCTGATGCCACGACAGTTGCATCTACCAATGAAAAGGAATAG
- the LOC137638453 gene encoding rhodopsin-like: MGYWEDPTNMASSGMPSTNPYGNYTVVDTVPHDLLYMVDTHWYQFPPMNPLWYNLIAFWMVVMGSLAIGGNFVVIWVFMCTKSLRSPANMYVVNLALSDFGMMFCMCPPILVNCYYQTWAFSDVACHIYGMLGSVFGTASIWSMVFITLDRYNVIVKGLSGQPLTVNGALLRIFIVWAQTLFWGVLPLFGLCRYVPEGNMTACGTDYLSEDIYSQVYLYLYAADCYILPLFLIIFCYTFIMKAVFNHEKQMREQAKKMGVKSLRNDPEAKKTSSECRLAKVALTTVSLWFIAWTPYFVINMAGLLYKPMVTPLFSIWGSVFAKANAVYNPIVYAISHPKYRAAMEKKIPCLSCTTERDEDASNASDATTVASTNEKE; this comes from the coding sequence ATGGGATACTGGGAGGATCCTACTAACATGGCCAGTAGCGGTATGCCCTCAACAAACCCCTACGGGAACTACACCGTAGTTGACACGGTGCCCCAtgacctcctttatatggttgataCCCACTGGTACCAGTTTCCTCCTATGAACCCTCTTTGGTATAATCTGATCGCATTTTGGATGGTCGTCATGGGCTCCCTTGCCATTGGTGGTAACTTCGTTGTCATCTGGGTCTTCATGTGCACCAAGTCTCTCCGATCTCCTGCTAATATGTACGTCGTGAATTTGGCTCTATCCGACTTTGGAATGATGTTTTGCATGTGCCCACCAATTCTAGTCAACTGCTATTACCAGACGTGGGCTTTCAGCGATGTCGCCTGCCACATATATGGAATGTTGGGTTCTGTCTTCGGAACTGCATCTATTTGGTCGATGGTCTTTATCACTTTGGATCGTTACAATGTCATCGTCAAGGGTCTTTCAGGACAGCCCTTGACTGTCAATGGCGCTTTACTACGAATTTTCATTGTATGGGCACAAACATTATTCTGGGGTGTTCTTCCTCTCTTTGGCTTATGTAGGTATGTTCCTGAAGGCAACATGACCGCCTGCGGTACTGATTACCTCTCTGAAGATATTTATAGTCAAGTATACTTGTATCTTTATGCCGCAGATTGCTACATCCTTCCTCTATTCTTGATTATCTTTTGCTATACATTCATCATGAAAGCTGTTTTCAACCATGAAAAACAAATGCGGGAACAAGCTAAAAAAATGGGTGTAAAGTCCCTGAGAAATGACCCAGAAGCTAAAAAGACTTCAAGCGAATGCCGTCTTGCTAAGGTTGCCCTAACGACTGTGTCCCTATGGTTTATTGCGTGGACTCCTTACTTTGTCATCAATATGGCAGGTCTTCTATACAAGCCTATGGTCACTCCTCTGTTTTCCATTTGGGGTTCAGTCTTTGCTAAGGCCAATGCAGTGTACAACCCTATTGTTTATGCTATCAGTCATCCCAAATACAGAGCCGCTATGGAAAAGAAGATTCCATGCCTTTCATGCACTACTGAAAGAGATGAAGATGCCAGCAACGCCTCTGATGCCACGACAGTTGCATCTACCAATGAGAAGGAATAG
- the LOC137638454 gene encoding rhodopsin-like gives MGYWEDPTNMASSGMPSTNPYGNYTVVDTVPHDLLYMVDTHWYQFPPMNPLWYNLIAFWMVVMGSLAIGGNFVVIWVFMCTKSLRSPANMYVVNLALSDFGMMFCMCPPILVNCYYQTWAFSDVACHIYGMLGSVFGTASIWSMVFITLDRYNVIVKGLSGQPLTVNGALLRIFIVWAQTLFWGVLPLFGFCRYVPEGNMTACGTDYLSEDIYSQVYLYLYAADCYILPLFLIIFCYTFIMKAVFNHEKQMREQAKKMGVKSLRNDPEAKKTSSECRLAKVALTTVSLWFIAWTPYFVINMAGLLYKPMVTPLFSIWGSVFAKANAVYNPIVYAISHPKYRAAMEKKIPCLSCTTERDEDASNASDATTVASTNEKE, from the coding sequence ATGGGATACTGGGAGGATCCTACTAACATGGCCAGTAGCGGTATGCCCTCAACAAACCCCTACGGCAACTATACCGTAGTTGACACGGTTCCCCAtgacctcctttatatggttgataCCCACTGGTACCAGTTTCCTCCTATGAACCCTCTTTGGTATAATCTGATCGCATTTTGGATGGTCGTCATGGGCTCCCTTGCCATTGGTGGTAACTTCGTTGTCATCTGGGTCTTCATGTGCACCAAGTCTCTCCGATCTCCTGCTAATATGTACGTCGTGAATTTGGCTCTATCTGACTTTGGAATGATGTTTTGCATGTGCCCACCAATTCTAGTCAACTGCTATTACCAGACGTGGGCTTTCAGCGATGTCGCCTGCCACATATATGGAATGTTGGGTTCAGTCTTCGGAACTGCCTCTATTTGGTCGATGGTCTTTATCACTTTGGATCGTTACAATGTCATCGTCAAGGGCCTTTCAGGACAGCCCTTGACTGTCAATGGCGCTTTACTACGAATTTTCATTGTATGGGCACAAACACTATTCTGGGGTGTTCTTCCTCTCTTTGGCTTTTGCAGGTATGTTCCTGAAGGCAACATGACCGCCTGCGGTACTGATTACCTCTCTGAAGATATTTATAGTCAAGTATACCTGTATCTTTATGCCGCAGATTGCTACATCCTTCCTCTATTCTTGATTATCTTTTGCTATACATTCATCATGAAAGCTGTTTTCAACCATGAAAAACAAATGCGGGAACAAGCTAAAAAAATGGGTGTAAAGTCCCTGAGAAATGACCCAGAAGCTAAAAAGACTTCAAGCGAATGCCGTCTTGCTAAGGTTGCCCTAACGACTGTGTCCCTATGGTTTATTGCGTGGACTCCTTACTTTGTCATCAATATGGCAGGTCTTCTATACAAGCCTATGGTCACTCCTCTGTTTTCCATTTGGGGTTCAGTCTTTGCTAAGGCCAATGCAGTGTACAACCCTATTGTTTATGCTATCAGTCATCCCAAATACAGAGCCGCTATGGAAAAGAAGATTCCATGCCTCTCATGCACTACTGAAAGAGATGAGGATGCCAGCAACGCCTCTGATGCCACGACAGTTGCATCTACCAATGAAAAGGAATAG